From a single Streptomyces sp. NBC_00377 genomic region:
- a CDS encoding SDR family oxidoreductase: MSHPLFDISGRTALVTGSSRGIGLALARGLAEAGCTVVLNGRDAGRLARAAAELPGEVHTSAFDVTDGASVAAGIAEVEDRAGPLDILVNNAGMQLRAPLLEFADSDWHRLLDTNLTSAFLVGREAARRMTERGHGKIINICSLQSEVARPGIAPYAATKGALKMLTKGMCADWGPHGVQVNGLGPGYIETELTRPLVEDEEFSAWVRRRTPAGRWGRTEDLVGGLLFLASPAADFVGGQVLYVDGGMTSVL, from the coding sequence ATGAGTCATCCCCTGTTCGACATCAGCGGCCGGACCGCCCTGGTCACCGGCTCCAGCCGGGGCATCGGTCTCGCCCTGGCCCGGGGCCTCGCGGAGGCCGGCTGCACGGTGGTCCTCAACGGACGGGACGCCGGCCGCCTCGCGCGGGCGGCCGCCGAGCTGCCCGGCGAGGTTCACACCAGCGCGTTCGACGTCACCGACGGCGCCTCGGTGGCCGCCGGGATCGCGGAGGTCGAGGACCGGGCCGGACCGCTCGACATCCTGGTCAACAACGCGGGAATGCAACTGCGCGCCCCGCTCCTGGAGTTCGCCGACTCCGACTGGCACCGGCTGCTGGACACCAACCTCACCAGCGCGTTCCTCGTCGGCCGGGAGGCCGCCCGTCGGATGACGGAACGCGGCCACGGAAAGATCATCAACATCTGCTCCCTCCAGAGCGAGGTGGCCCGCCCGGGCATCGCTCCTTACGCGGCCACCAAGGGCGCGCTGAAGATGCTCACGAAGGGCATGTGCGCGGACTGGGGACCGCACGGCGTCCAGGTCAACGGCCTCGGCCCCGGCTACATCGAGACCGAACTGACCCGACCCCTCGTGGAGGACGAGGAGTTCAGCGCCTGGGTGCGGCGCCGCACCCCGGCGGGACGGTGGGGCCGCACCGAGGACCTCGTGGGCGGGCTGCTGTTCCTGGCCTCGCCCGCGGCGGACTTCGTCGGCGGGCAGGTGCTGTACGTCGACGGCGGCATGACCAGCGTGCTGTGA
- a CDS encoding GntP family permease, producing MTRLSVEMLAADTVEPITSAGHAQLGIAVLAGIAVIVLLITQFKLHAFLALTIGSLALGAFAGAPLDKAIASFTTGLGATVAGVGVLIALGAILGKMLADSGGADQIVDTILARAGGRSMPWAMVLIASVIGLPLFFEVGVVLLIPVVLMVAKRGNYSLMRIGIPALAGLSVMHGLVPPHPGPLVAIDAVGANLGVTLALGVLVAVPTVVVAGPLFSRVAARWVDVPAPDRMIPQRASEDLDRRPGFVATLATILLPVVLMLSKALVDIVVDDPEQTVQRVFDVVGSPLIALLTAVLVGIFTLLRPAGFAKDRVSGLVEKGLAPIAGILLIVGAGGGFKQTLIDCGVGRMVLDISKDWSIPALLLAWLIAVVIRLATGSATVATISAAGLVAPLAADMSTTHTALLVLAIGAGSLFFSHVNDAGFWLVKEYFGLTVGQNIKTWSVMETIISVVAGGLVLLLSLIL from the coding sequence GTGACCAGACTCAGTGTCGAGATGCTGGCAGCGGACACCGTCGAGCCGATCACCTCGGCCGGCCACGCACAGCTGGGCATCGCCGTTCTGGCGGGCATAGCCGTGATCGTCCTGCTCATCACCCAGTTCAAGCTCCACGCGTTCCTGGCGCTGACCATCGGCTCGCTCGCGCTCGGCGCGTTCGCCGGGGCGCCGCTCGACAAGGCCATCGCCTCGTTCACCACCGGGCTGGGCGCCACGGTGGCCGGGGTGGGCGTGCTGATCGCGCTGGGCGCGATCCTCGGCAAGATGCTCGCGGACTCCGGCGGCGCCGACCAGATCGTGGACACGATCCTCGCCAGGGCGGGCGGCCGTTCCATGCCGTGGGCGATGGTGCTGATCGCCTCCGTCATCGGCCTGCCGCTGTTCTTCGAGGTCGGCGTGGTGCTGCTGATCCCGGTCGTGCTGATGGTCGCCAAGCGCGGGAACTACTCGCTCATGCGGATCGGCATCCCGGCGCTGGCCGGACTTTCGGTGATGCACGGCCTCGTCCCGCCGCACCCCGGCCCGCTCGTCGCGATCGACGCGGTCGGCGCCAACCTGGGCGTCACCCTGGCGCTCGGAGTGCTCGTCGCCGTTCCGACGGTCGTCGTCGCGGGTCCGCTGTTCTCGCGGGTCGCCGCCCGCTGGGTCGACGTCCCCGCCCCCGACCGCATGATCCCCCAGCGGGCCTCCGAGGACCTGGACCGGCGGCCCGGGTTCGTCGCCACCCTCGCCACCATCCTGCTGCCCGTCGTGCTCATGCTGTCCAAGGCACTGGTCGACATCGTGGTGGACGACCCCGAGCAGACCGTGCAGCGCGTCTTCGACGTCGTCGGATCTCCGCTGATCGCCCTGCTCACCGCCGTGCTCGTCGGCATCTTCACCCTGCTGAGGCCCGCCGGGTTCGCCAAGGACCGGGTATCGGGGCTGGTCGAGAAGGGCCTCGCGCCCATCGCGGGCATCCTGCTGATCGTCGGCGCGGGCGGCGGGTTCAAGCAGACGCTGATCGACTGCGGTGTGGGCCGGATGGTCCTCGACATCTCCAAGGACTGGTCGATCCCGGCGCTGCTGCTGGCCTGGCTGATCGCCGTGGTCATCCGGCTGGCAACCGGCTCGGCGACCGTGGCGACGATCTCGGCGGCCGGTCTGGTCGCGCCGCTCGCGGCCGACATGTCGACGACGCACACGGCCCTGCTGGTCCTGGCCATCGGCGCCGGCTCGCTGTTCTTCAGCCATGTCAACGACGCGGGGTTCTGGCTGGTGAAGGAGTACTTCGGGCTCACCGTCGGCCAGAACATCAAGACCTGGTCGGTCATGGAGACCATCATCTCCGTGGTCGCCGGCGGGCTGGTCCTGCTCCTCTCACTGATCCTCTAG
- a CDS encoding gluconokinase produces the protein MRTPHVVVVMGVAGTGKTTIGPLLAARLGVPYAEGDDFHPQANIAKMSAGTPLEDDDRWPWLDAIGAWADQRAGLGGVVSCSALKRSYRDRLRATATGVVFVHLAGDRALIEDRMAHRRGHFMPTALLDSQFATLQPLQQDEAGVVVDVSGSPEAITGRAVTALEALPSPAG, from the coding sequence ATGCGTACCCCCCACGTCGTCGTGGTGATGGGCGTCGCCGGCACGGGCAAGACCACCATCGGTCCCCTGCTCGCCGCCCGGCTGGGCGTTCCCTACGCCGAGGGCGACGACTTCCACCCGCAGGCCAACATCGCCAAGATGTCGGCCGGCACGCCGCTCGAGGACGACGACCGGTGGCCGTGGCTCGACGCCATCGGCGCCTGGGCGGACCAGCGGGCCGGCCTCGGCGGGGTGGTCAGCTGCTCGGCGCTGAAGCGGTCGTACCGCGACCGGCTGCGGGCCACGGCCACCGGGGTCGTCTTCGTGCACCTCGCGGGCGACCGCGCGCTGATCGAGGACCGCATGGCGCACCGGCGGGGTCATTTCATGCCGACCGCGCTGCTCGACTCCCAGTTCGCCACGCTCCAGCCCCTCCAGCAGGACGAGGCGGGTGTCGTCGTCGACGTCTCCGGCAGCCCGGAGGCCATCACCGGACGGGCCGTGACGGCGCTTGAGGCCCTTCCCTCACCGGCCGGGTAG
- a CDS encoding FadR/GntR family transcriptional regulator translates to MTTPGRGLHGRVLDTLGPAITAGEYPPGSVLRTDELAQRFDVSRSVMREAVRVLESMHLVESRRRVGVTVRPRSEWNVYDPQVIRWRLAGADRPRQLRSLTVLRSAIEPVAAGLAAKHATAEQCAELTECALGMVANSRGHRLEGYLVHDVAFHRVVLAASGNEMFARLGDVVAEVLAGRTHHEVMFEDPDPAAVTLHVQVAEAVREGDAARAEQLTREITTGALQELDILAP, encoded by the coding sequence ATGACCACTCCGGGCCGGGGTCTGCACGGCCGAGTCCTCGACACCCTGGGCCCCGCCATCACCGCGGGTGAGTACCCGCCGGGCAGTGTGCTGCGCACCGACGAACTGGCCCAGCGCTTCGACGTCTCCCGGTCGGTGATGCGCGAGGCGGTCCGCGTCCTGGAGTCCATGCACCTGGTCGAGTCCCGCCGCCGGGTGGGCGTGACGGTCCGCCCCAGGTCCGAGTGGAACGTCTACGACCCGCAGGTCATCCGCTGGCGGCTGGCCGGCGCCGACCGCCCGCGCCAACTGCGTTCGCTCACCGTCCTGCGCTCGGCGATCGAGCCGGTCGCGGCGGGCCTGGCGGCGAAACACGCCACGGCGGAGCAGTGCGCCGAGCTCACGGAGTGCGCGCTCGGCATGGTGGCCAACTCACGCGGCCACCGGCTGGAGGGCTACCTCGTCCACGACGTCGCCTTCCACCGGGTGGTCCTCGCCGCCTCGGGCAACGAGATGTTCGCCCGCCTCGGTGACGTCGTCGCCGAGGTGCTGGCGGGCCGCACGCATCACGAGGTCATGTTCGAGGACCCCGATCCGGCCGCCGTCACCCTCCACGTCCAGGTGGCGGAAGCGGTCCGCGAGGGCGACGCGGCGCGCGCGGAACAACTCACGCGGGAGATCACCACAGGCGCCCTCCAGGAGCTGGACATCCTGGCGCCGTAG
- a CDS encoding YchJ family protein yields MGRRIARPGQGVFVGCPCGLPEPYEGCCGRYHAGDEAGVVTAPTAEALMRSRYSAFVRGDAPYLLRTWHPRTRPERLVLDPGMRWTGLEILGTADGTAFHTTGSVEFRASYRGGALHERSRFERVAGAWVYVDGEFPE; encoded by the coding sequence ATGGGTCGTCGTATCGCTCGTCCGGGGCAGGGTGTCTTCGTGGGCTGTCCGTGCGGGCTTCCCGAGCCGTACGAGGGGTGCTGCGGGCGCTATCACGCGGGCGATGAGGCCGGGGTCGTGACCGCGCCGACCGCCGAGGCGCTCATGCGGTCGCGCTACAGCGCCTTCGTGCGCGGCGACGCCCCGTATCTGCTGCGGACCTGGCATCCCCGGACGCGGCCGGAGCGGCTCGTACTCGACCCGGGCATGCGGTGGACCGGCCTGGAGATCCTCGGGACGGCGGACGGGACCGCCTTCCACACCACCGGGAGTGTGGAGTTCCGCGCGTCCTACCGGGGCGGCGCGCTGCACGAACGCAGCCGGTTCGAGCGGGTGGCCGGGGCCTGGGTGTACGTGGACGGGGAGTTCCCCGAGTAG
- a CDS encoding M1 family metallopeptidase — MAVQQSVGPDPYFPANGDSRYRVHRYELTLDYRPGPNRLSGAARINAIAGRSALPEFQLNLADFKIGRVRVDGRPTHYTHRGGRLRIRPAKPLRAGAAFTVEVQWSGNPKPVNSPWGGLGWEELDDGALVASQPVGAPSWYPCNDRPADKASYLISVTTPSAYSVVAGGRLLTRTTKASTTTWVYEQSAPTSSYLVGLAIGKYQTVLLGDPGLGGVPQHGHLPAELLSEFSRDFARQPGMMHLFQQLFGPYPFDEYAVVVTEEELDVPVEAQGLSLFGANHLDGARGSERLVAHELAHQWFGNSVSIADWRHIWLNEGFAKYAEWLWSERSGGRSAQQLAAAAHRALSSLPQDLCLADPGRRSMFDDRLYGRGGLTVHALRCALGDEAFFRMLRVWLQLHRGGVVSTSTLTAHAARFSPEPLDELFDAWVYGTELPPLPVYSGEWSAPRGG; from the coding sequence GTGGCAGTTCAGCAGTCGGTCGGGCCGGACCCGTATTTCCCGGCCAACGGTGATTCCCGCTACCGGGTGCACCGTTACGAACTCACGCTGGACTACCGGCCCGGTCCGAACCGGCTCTCGGGCGCGGCGCGGATCAACGCCATCGCGGGACGTTCGGCGCTGCCCGAGTTCCAGTTGAACCTGGCCGACTTCAAGATCGGCCGGGTCCGGGTGGACGGCAGGCCGACGCACTACACCCACCGTGGCGGCCGGCTGCGGATCCGGCCCGCGAAGCCGCTGCGCGCCGGGGCCGCCTTCACCGTCGAGGTGCAGTGGTCGGGCAATCCCAAGCCGGTGAACAGCCCGTGGGGCGGGCTCGGCTGGGAGGAACTGGACGACGGGGCGCTGGTGGCCAGCCAGCCCGTCGGGGCGCCCTCCTGGTACCCGTGCAACGACCGGCCCGCGGACAAGGCGTCGTACCTGATATCGGTCACGACGCCGTCGGCGTACTCGGTGGTGGCGGGGGGCCGGCTGCTGACGCGGACCACGAAGGCCTCGACGACGACGTGGGTGTACGAGCAGTCGGCGCCGACGTCGAGCTATCTGGTCGGTCTGGCGATCGGGAAGTACCAGACCGTCCTGCTGGGCGACCCGGGACTCGGAGGCGTCCCCCAGCACGGGCACCTCCCGGCCGAGCTGCTGTCGGAGTTCTCGCGGGACTTCGCCCGCCAGCCCGGGATGATGCACCTGTTCCAGCAGCTTTTCGGGCCCTACCCGTTCGACGAGTACGCGGTCGTGGTGACGGAGGAGGAGCTCGATGTCCCCGTCGAGGCCCAGGGGTTGTCGCTGTTCGGCGCCAACCACCTGGACGGCGCCCGGGGTTCGGAGCGGCTGGTGGCGCACGAGCTGGCGCACCAGTGGTTCGGCAACAGCGTGTCCATCGCCGACTGGCGGCACATCTGGCTGAACGAGGGGTTCGCGAAGTACGCGGAGTGGCTGTGGTCGGAGCGGTCGGGCGGGCGCAGCGCGCAGCAGCTCGCGGCCGCGGCGCACCGGGCGTTGTCCTCGCTGCCGCAGGATCTGTGCCTCGCCGACCCCGGCCGTAGGTCGATGTTCGACGACCGGCTCTACGGGCGTGGTGGGCTCACCGTGCACGCGTTGCGCTGCGCGCTGGGTGACGAGGCGTTCTTCCGGATGCTGCGCGTGTGGCTCCAGCTGCACCGGGGCGGGGTGGTGTCGACCTCGACGCTCACCGCTCATGCGGCGCGCTTCTCGCCGGAACCGCTGGACGAGCTGTTCGACGCGTGGGTGTACGGGACGGAGCTGCCGCCGCTTCCGGTGTACTCGGGTGAGTGGAGTGCTCCGCGGGGAGGGTGA
- a CDS encoding Pls/PosA family non-ribosomal peptide synthetase produces MAAIHESSALGLLDEEIHAQLGNTARFSGGPAASPRTLVDVFDASVRSFPDELALDDGSTPLTYRALAVEVENLRRRLAGAGVGLGDRVGVRVPSGTNDLYVAVLAVLAAGAAYVPVDAEDPDERAELVFGEADVRAVVGAGHEITVHGASEAAAARPGTEHDAWIIFTSGSTGKPKGVAVSHRSAAAFVDAEAALFLTEEPIGPGDRVMAGLSVAFDASCEEMWLAWRYGACLVPVPRSQVRSGADLGPWLVEQEITVVSTVPTLAALWEPETLNDVRLLIFGGEACPPELVQRLVTEGREVWNTYGPTEATVVACASLMSGEEPIRIGLPLRGWELAVVDEAGEPVPLGGSGQLVIGGVGLARYLDAEKDAEKYAPLESLGWERAYRSGDLVRADAEGLVFLGRADEQIKLGGRRIELGEVDAALQALPGVAGAAAAVRAARSGNQLLVGYVVTQDGWDQAAAVRRLRAELPAALVPLLAPVADLPTRTSGKVDRNALPWPLEGLETGGPAEQLYGTEAWLAEQWAEVLGIPVSSARDDFFAIGGSSLAAAQLTTRLRTRYPSAAVLDIYQQPTLRKLARHMERSAQDDGAARVVAPVPARAGVVQLLLLLPLFTLLGLRWTVPLTAAGNLLPTYTWLPTGPWWLVGSAALLLFSPPGRLAIAAGGARLLLRGVQPGRHPRGGGVHLRLWTAERLAEFSGATSLTGAWLERYARALGAKVGPDVDLHSLPPVTGMLKLGRGAAVESEVDLSGWWLDGDRLEIGQIKVGANAVVGTRSMLFPGARVGKRAEVAPGSAVTGQIPTGQRWAGAPAVKLGKAKRNWPKERPARGTGWRVAYGLSGLALTSLPVLAAGAALLVASRFVSPDAGLNTALRGAALALVPATLAFGLAYAVLLLVAVRLLSLGLREGTHPTHSRIGWQAWTVTQLMDHSRETLFPLYAGLVTPVWLRLLGMRIGKGAEVSTVLALPSLTTVGEGAFLADDTLTAPYELGGGWMRIGRAEIGRRAFLGNSGMTAPGRSVPDGGLVGVLSATPKKAKKGSSYLGLPPVKLPRNTTGGDQSRTYEPPARLLWARALVELCRIVPVFCSAGLAVLTVAALCALGVWAPLLCGLVLLGAGAAAALVSIVAKWLLVGRHRSGEHPLWSGFVWRNELADTFVEVVAVPWLAGAVPGTPVMTAWLRGLGAHIGRGAWVESYWLPESDLVTLGDGATVNRGCVLQTHLFHDRILRTDTVVLREGATLGPGGIVLPGSTIGARTTLGPASLVMAAESVPDDTRWLGNPIEAWRP; encoded by the coding sequence ATGGCAGCCATACACGAGAGCAGTGCTCTCGGCCTGCTCGACGAAGAGATCCACGCACAACTCGGCAACACCGCACGCTTCTCCGGCGGTCCCGCCGCCTCTCCGCGCACCCTTGTCGACGTCTTCGACGCGTCCGTGCGGTCGTTCCCGGACGAGCTCGCCCTGGACGACGGCAGCACCCCCCTCACCTACCGCGCTCTCGCCGTCGAGGTGGAGAACCTCAGGCGCCGGCTCGCCGGCGCCGGGGTCGGCCTCGGCGACCGGGTGGGCGTGCGCGTCCCGTCCGGCACCAACGACCTCTACGTGGCGGTCCTGGCCGTCCTCGCCGCCGGCGCCGCCTATGTCCCGGTGGACGCCGAGGACCCGGACGAGCGGGCCGAGCTGGTCTTCGGGGAGGCGGACGTACGGGCCGTCGTCGGCGCCGGCCACGAGATCACCGTCCACGGCGCGTCCGAGGCCGCCGCCGCCCGCCCCGGCACCGAACACGACGCCTGGATCATCTTCACCTCCGGCTCCACGGGGAAGCCCAAGGGCGTCGCCGTCAGTCACCGCAGCGCCGCCGCCTTCGTGGACGCCGAGGCGGCCCTGTTCCTCACCGAGGAGCCGATCGGGCCGGGCGACCGGGTCATGGCCGGGCTCTCCGTGGCCTTCGACGCCTCCTGCGAGGAGATGTGGCTGGCCTGGCGGTACGGGGCCTGTCTCGTGCCGGTGCCCCGCTCGCAGGTCCGCAGCGGCGCCGACCTCGGACCCTGGCTGGTGGAGCAGGAGATCACGGTCGTCTCCACGGTGCCGACGCTGGCCGCGCTGTGGGAGCCCGAGACCCTCAACGACGTACGGCTGCTGATCTTCGGCGGTGAGGCATGTCCGCCCGAGCTGGTGCAGCGGCTGGTGACGGAGGGGCGGGAGGTCTGGAACACCTACGGGCCGACCGAGGCCACCGTCGTCGCCTGTGCCTCGCTGATGTCCGGCGAGGAGCCGATCCGGATCGGACTGCCGCTCAGGGGCTGGGAACTGGCCGTCGTGGACGAGGCCGGCGAGCCCGTGCCGCTGGGCGGCAGCGGACAACTGGTCATCGGCGGGGTCGGGCTCGCCCGTTATCTCGACGCCGAGAAGGACGCGGAGAAGTACGCGCCGCTCGAGTCGCTGGGCTGGGAGCGGGCGTACCGCAGTGGTGACCTCGTGCGCGCCGACGCCGAAGGGCTCGTCTTCCTCGGCCGGGCCGACGAGCAGATCAAGCTCGGCGGACGGCGGATCGAGCTGGGCGAGGTGGACGCGGCCCTCCAGGCGCTGCCCGGGGTAGCCGGGGCCGCCGCCGCCGTGCGGGCCGCCCGCAGCGGCAACCAGCTCCTGGTCGGTTACGTCGTGACGCAGGACGGCTGGGACCAGGCGGCGGCCGTTCGGCGGCTGCGCGCCGAGCTGCCCGCCGCCCTGGTGCCGCTGCTCGCGCCGGTGGCCGACCTGCCCACCCGGACCTCGGGCAAGGTCGACCGCAACGCCCTGCCGTGGCCCCTGGAGGGCCTGGAGACGGGCGGCCCTGCCGAGCAGCTCTACGGCACCGAGGCATGGCTGGCCGAGCAGTGGGCGGAGGTCCTCGGCATCCCCGTCTCCAGCGCCCGTGACGACTTCTTCGCGATCGGCGGCAGCAGCCTCGCCGCCGCCCAGCTGACCACCCGGCTGCGCACCCGCTACCCCAGCGCGGCCGTCCTCGACATCTACCAGCAGCCCACCCTGCGCAAGCTGGCCCGGCACATGGAGCGGTCCGCGCAGGACGACGGGGCGGCCCGCGTCGTCGCCCCGGTGCCCGCGCGCGCCGGGGTCGTCCAGCTGCTGCTGCTCCTTCCGCTGTTCACGCTGCTGGGGCTGCGCTGGACGGTGCCGCTGACCGCCGCCGGCAACCTGCTGCCCACCTACACCTGGCTTCCCACCGGCCCGTGGTGGCTGGTCGGGTCCGCCGCCCTCCTGCTGTTCAGCCCGCCCGGACGGCTCGCGATCGCCGCGGGCGGGGCGCGGCTGCTGCTGCGCGGTGTGCAGCCGGGGCGGCACCCGCGCGGCGGCGGCGTCCACCTGCGGCTGTGGACGGCGGAGCGGCTGGCCGAGTTCAGCGGGGCGACCTCCCTGACCGGGGCCTGGCTGGAGCGTTACGCGCGGGCCCTCGGCGCCAAGGTCGGCCCGGACGTGGACCTGCACTCGCTCCCGCCGGTGACCGGCATGCTGAAGCTGGGCCGGGGCGCGGCGGTGGAGTCCGAGGTGGACCTGTCCGGCTGGTGGCTGGACGGCGACCGGCTGGAGATCGGGCAGATCAAGGTGGGCGCGAACGCCGTCGTCGGCACGCGCAGCATGCTCTTCCCCGGCGCCCGGGTCGGCAAGCGCGCCGAGGTGGCGCCGGGCTCCGCCGTCACCGGTCAGATCCCCACCGGTCAGCGGTGGGCGGGCGCGCCCGCGGTCAAGCTCGGCAAGGCCAAACGCAACTGGCCCAAGGAGCGGCCGGCGCGGGGCACGGGCTGGCGCGTGGCGTACGGCCTGTCCGGTCTCGCGCTGACCTCGCTGCCGGTGCTGGCGGCGGGGGCCGCCCTGCTGGTGGCGAGCCGCTTCGTGAGCCCTGACGCCGGGCTCAATACGGCCCTGCGGGGCGCCGCGCTCGCCCTGGTCCCGGCCACGCTCGCCTTCGGTCTGGCGTACGCCGTGCTGCTGCTGGTCGCCGTGCGGCTGCTGAGTCTCGGTCTGCGCGAGGGGACGCATCCCACGCACAGCAGGATCGGCTGGCAGGCCTGGACCGTCACCCAGCTCATGGACCACTCGCGTGAAACCCTCTTCCCGCTGTACGCGGGGCTGGTCACGCCGGTGTGGCTGCGGCTGCTCGGGATGCGGATCGGCAAGGGCGCCGAGGTGTCGACCGTCCTCGCCCTGCCGAGCCTGACGACCGTCGGCGAGGGCGCCTTCCTCGCCGACGACACGCTGACCGCGCCGTACGAGCTCGGCGGCGGCTGGATGCGGATCGGGCGCGCGGAGATCGGGCGGCGGGCGTTCCTCGGCAACTCGGGGATGACCGCGCCGGGCCGGAGCGTGCCGGACGGCGGCCTGGTGGGAGTGCTGTCGGCGACGCCGAAGAAGGCGAAGAAGGGCAGCTCGTACCTGGGGCTGCCGCCGGTGAAGTTGCCGCGGAACACGACCGGCGGTGACCAGAGCCGGACGTACGAGCCTCCCGCGCGGCTGCTGTGGGCGCGCGCCCTGGTGGAACTGTGCCGGATCGTGCCGGTTTTCTGCTCGGCGGGGCTGGCCGTGCTGACGGTGGCGGCGCTGTGCGCGCTCGGCGTCTGGGCGCCACTGCTCTGCGGGCTCGTGCTGCTGGGGGCGGGAGCCGCGGCGGCCCTGGTGTCGATCGTCGCCAAGTGGCTCCTCGTCGGGCGCCACCGCAGCGGCGAGCATCCGCTGTGGAGCGGCTTCGTGTGGCGCAACGAGCTGGCGGACACCTTCGTGGAGGTGGTGGCCGTGCCGTGGCTGGCGGGCGCGGTGCCGGGCACGCCGGTGATGACGGCGTGGCTGCGCGGCCTCGGCGCCCACATCGGCAGGGGCGCGTGGGTGGAGAGCTACTGGCTGCCCGAGTCGGACCTCGTGACGCTCGGGGACGGGGCGACGGTCAACCGCGGCTGCGTCCTGCAAACTCACCTCTTCCACGACCGGATCTTGCGGACGGATACTGTGGTCCTCCGTGAGGGTGCCACGCTGGGCCCTGGCGGGATCGTGCTGCCCGGCAGCACGATCGGGGCCCGTACGACCCTGGGTCCCGCGTCGCTCGTCATGGCCGCGGAGTCCGTCCCCGACGACACCCGCTGGCTCGGCAACCCGATCGAGGCATGGCGTCCCTGA
- a CDS encoding ABC transporter substrate-binding protein — protein sequence MMRAAAATVSLAVGVALIVATSACDQGGSRSSNPSYGDCPVSGHHGEFHLSPETAGALTVKTTLPAPGWWNGDTPDSVKSGYEYCMAANIAYRSGLDRVKVENAPFPDVVSGRTDDFDLALAQITITPQRSKVAAFSPPYLSSTLGVLIRDGEKIDEGNLRDVRIGVAEGTTGEEFVKNRLKPTEPVTAFPNDPEMVEALEAGRIDAVVHDTTILLAYPQKRAGRVRLVGQYRTDQGYGALYPKGSPDKDELDRIIRQLIDDGTLTKLSAVYLGAAFGQDPAKIPYFKVTDGS from the coding sequence ATGATGCGCGCCGCGGCAGCGACCGTCTCCCTGGCTGTCGGCGTGGCGCTCATCGTCGCGACATCGGCCTGTGACCAAGGCGGGTCGCGGTCGTCGAACCCTTCCTACGGCGACTGCCCGGTCTCGGGACACCACGGGGAGTTCCACCTGTCACCCGAGACGGCGGGTGCCCTCACGGTCAAGACGACCCTGCCCGCGCCCGGCTGGTGGAACGGCGACACACCGGACTCCGTCAAGAGCGGATACGAGTACTGCATGGCCGCCAACATCGCCTACCGCTCCGGACTCGACCGGGTGAAAGTGGAGAACGCCCCCTTCCCCGACGTCGTGTCCGGCCGGACCGACGACTTCGACCTGGCTCTGGCGCAGATCACGATCACTCCGCAGCGGAGCAAGGTCGCCGCGTTCTCCCCGCCCTACCTCTCCTCGACCCTGGGAGTGCTGATCAGGGACGGTGAGAAGATCGACGAGGGCAATCTCCGTGACGTCCGCATCGGAGTGGCCGAGGGCACCACGGGCGAGGAGTTCGTCAAGAACCGCCTCAAGCCGACCGAGCCCGTCACCGCCTTTCCCAACGACCCTGAGATGGTCGAGGCGCTGGAGGCGGGACGGATCGACGCGGTCGTCCACGACACGACGATCCTGCTGGCGTACCCCCAGAAGCGGGCGGGCAGGGTGCGCCTCGTGGGCCAGTACAGGACCGACCAGGGTTACGGCGCCCTGTATCCGAAGGGGTCACCCGACAAGGACGAGCTGGACCGCATCATCAGGCAGCTGATCGACGACGGGACGCTCACCAAACTGTCGGCCGTCTATCTCGGGGCCGCCTTCGGCCAGGACCCGGCCAAGATCCCGTACTTCAAGGTCACCGACGGCTCCTGA